One window from the genome of Pelodictyon luteolum DSM 273 encodes:
- a CDS encoding glycosyltransferase — translation MTRKPSRSIPDIQAMRLNGFEENAGPIRVLHAAETVIGGIGSYIDELVCLQNRHYGAESVRVVVPASQAGFLERVSAAQVIGFQEKQHRLANAIELAGRVYAETFNFSPHILHLHSSYAGLAVRPPMIFLHHKPKVVYCPHGWAFCRDSAGMLNAISARIEYALSYATDAIVCISHSEHDAAMGAGICRDRLQLICNGIDDDLQQADEGAINWPDNRLHLLFVGRFDRQKGIDVFLEAMRRLGNLAFAYVVGAPVVNGEALTAIPDNVTLVGWKSRAEVQAYYQSADLLVMPSRWEGFGLVAAEALRAGLPVIASRVGGLVDIVEDGVCGRLVAPESPTAIVDAVSSLDREMLRRMGQAGKARANSLFGSTRMFNEMDCLYTRLL, via the coding sequence TTGACGCGAAAACCGAGCCGCTCCATTCCTGATATTCAAGCAATGCGGCTCAACGGATTTGAAGAAAATGCCGGACCGATTCGCGTCCTTCATGCAGCTGAAACTGTTATCGGGGGCATTGGATCCTATATAGATGAGCTTGTCTGCCTGCAGAACCGTCACTATGGGGCTGAGTCCGTTAGGGTTGTCGTGCCGGCTTCGCAGGCTGGGTTTCTTGAGCGGGTTTCAGCTGCACAGGTAATCGGGTTTCAGGAGAAGCAGCATCGTCTGGCCAACGCCATTGAGCTTGCCGGACGGGTGTATGCGGAAACGTTCAATTTCTCACCTCATATTCTGCATCTGCACTCCTCATATGCCGGCCTGGCGGTCCGCCCGCCCATGATCTTCCTCCATCATAAACCGAAGGTTGTCTACTGTCCTCATGGATGGGCGTTTTGCCGGGACTCTGCCGGCATGCTCAACGCTATCTCGGCCCGTATCGAATACGCACTTTCATATGCAACGGATGCCATTGTCTGCATCTCACATAGTGAGCATGATGCCGCCATGGGTGCTGGAATATGTCGGGATCGTCTCCAGCTCATATGTAATGGTATTGACGATGATCTGCAACAGGCGGATGAAGGCGCAATAAACTGGCCGGATAACCGCTTGCATCTGCTGTTTGTCGGCCGATTCGACCGGCAGAAGGGCATTGATGTTTTTCTTGAGGCGATGCGCCGGCTCGGTAACCTCGCCTTTGCCTATGTGGTAGGGGCTCCTGTGGTAAACGGGGAGGCGCTGACTGCAATCCCGGACAACGTCACCCTTGTCGGCTGGAAGAGCCGTGCCGAAGTGCAGGCGTATTATCAATCCGCTGATCTGCTTGTGATGCCTTCACGATGGGAAGGCTTTGGCCTCGTGGCTGCAGAAGCGTTGCGTGCCGGTCTGCCTGTCATTGCCAGCAGAGTCGGAGGGCTTGTCGACATTGTTGAGGATGGCGTATGTGGCCGGCTTGTGGCCCCTGAATCTCCGACTGCAATTGTTGATGCTGTCTCTTCGCTTGACCGTGAAATGCTGAGGCGTATGGGTCAAGCCGGCAAGGCAAGAGCGAATAGTCTGTTTGGCTCGACTCGCATGTTCAATGAAATGGACTGCCTGTACACCCGACTTCTCTGA
- a CDS encoding radical SAM/SPASM domain-containing protein, with translation MKRYARWAKVLYGWKINKSVDALCPPEEVFLEITNTCNFKCSYCPHAEPNHFLEVSPATMSPDDVLLLLGKLRDGGVTTSAIHLNIDGEPFMNRRIDQICSAAISKGWNTFIFATNGYYASAERVNALPAAGKDVRYLFTIDFCSDRVLFERYRGGTGSWDVVRQNVHDLISLDIPHVSIVMTDISSFVITDRRELLSRYAALKQLFPDSKRLGFKTREFHDVTAYVTGQVNGSHEHRKYNECPYPWTSIHIAANGDVISCDRDLRHKNVLGNLFTENFSDIWNGEKYRRLRNAILEGDLADMGACPFCDLPYDSSKFSLRHLAQVAVVRLGAFSMVD, from the coding sequence ATGAAAAGATATGCGCGCTGGGCTAAAGTGTTGTACGGCTGGAAAATCAATAAAAGCGTCGATGCGCTTTGTCCTCCGGAAGAGGTGTTTCTGGAGATTACCAACACGTGCAATTTCAAGTGCAGCTACTGTCCGCATGCTGAGCCGAACCATTTTCTTGAGGTAAGTCCGGCAACCATGTCTCCGGATGACGTTCTGCTTCTTCTGGGTAAACTGCGTGATGGGGGGGTCACTACGAGTGCCATACATCTGAATATCGATGGAGAACCCTTCATGAACAGGCGGATCGATCAGATTTGCTCTGCCGCGATAAGCAAGGGGTGGAATACCTTTATTTTTGCGACCAACGGTTATTATGCCAGCGCTGAACGGGTGAACGCACTGCCGGCCGCAGGCAAAGACGTCCGGTATCTTTTCACGATAGACTTCTGTTCCGACAGGGTCCTATTTGAGCGGTATCGGGGTGGTACAGGTTCATGGGATGTCGTGCGCCAGAATGTCCATGATCTGATAAGCCTTGATATTCCGCATGTATCCATCGTCATGACCGATATTTCATCGTTTGTCATTACTGATCGGAGGGAGTTGCTCTCACGGTATGCGGCTTTGAAGCAGCTGTTCCCTGATTCGAAGAGGCTGGGGTTCAAGACCCGGGAATTTCATGATGTCACAGCCTATGTCACAGGTCAGGTGAACGGCAGTCATGAGCACAGAAAGTACAATGAGTGCCCGTACCCATGGACGTCAATTCATATCGCTGCTAATGGTGATGTAATCTCCTGCGACAGGGATCTGCGGCATAAAAATGTTCTGGGGAATCTTTTCACCGAGAATTTCTCTGACATATGGAACGGAGAAAAATACAGAAGGCTCAGGAATGCCATACTGGAAGGTGATCTGGCGGACATGGGCGCCTGTCCTTTTTGTGATCTTCCCTACGACAGCAGCAAGTTCTCACTGCGACATCTCGCTCAAGTAGCGGTTGTTCGCCTAGGGGCTTTCAGTATGGTTGATTAG
- a CDS encoding VanZ family protein, with product MNNSLHALMIRVPLWKTLFLPAGRYFTISVWVAVTFIALFPGAHPPVATFNWVDKIEHFIAFSTLAFLFCLFWETSRVRLFLLLLAYGCGIELFQLFIPDHVASLLDILADFFGIVSGLGGIFLLERIIDDRQDEADRLSVR from the coding sequence ATGAATAACTCCTTGCATGCGTTGATGATAAGAGTTCCGCTATGGAAAACGCTTTTCCTGCCGGCAGGCAGATATTTCACAATATCAGTTTGGGTCGCAGTTACATTTATTGCCTTATTTCCCGGTGCTCATCCACCGGTTGCCACCTTCAATTGGGTGGATAAGATTGAGCATTTTATCGCATTCAGTACGCTTGCGTTTCTTTTTTGTCTATTTTGGGAGACCTCACGGGTTCGACTGTTCCTGCTTCTCCTTGCTTACGGCTGCGGTATAGAACTGTTCCAGCTGTTCATCCCGGATCATGTTGCAAGCCTGCTTGACATCCTGGCAGATTTCTTTGGGATTGTTTCGGGTCTGGGGGGCATTTTCCTGCTTGAACGGATAATTGATGACCGTCAGGACGAGGCCGACCGTCTGAGCGTCAGATAA
- a CDS encoding ABC-F family ATP-binding cassette domain-containing protein: MVLLTVEGLKKQYGLKHLFSDVSFGIDDGDKVGIIGANGSGKSTLLRILAGVEQPDKGRLMVANKKKISFLPQDSPFDPQDTVLEAVLRSSDRVMDLILQYELVCEKLEHLHSEDPSLIDTMSELAHEIDVAGGWELESNAKAVLGRLGLYDLTARMGTLSGGQRKRVALAHALVVPSDALILDEPTNHLDADSVEWLEQYIKRYQGAVILITHDRYFLDRVAMRMIEVDKGTVSTYTGGYSSYLQQKAVEEEQAVRDERKRQALVKQELEWMRGGCKARTTKQKARMQRAEGLVYAPPKEKDQALSIDFGSDRLGDKIVEFHDVSKAYGEKTLLRDFEYRIRKGDRIGIIGPNGSGKTTLFEMIAGRIQPDSGHIDIGKTVRIGYYDQESRNLDESKRVIDFIREDAEQIKTKDGTVVSAAKMLERFLFSGSQQYNTIGTLSGGERRRLYLLHLLMETPNVLLLDEPTNDLDIPTLRVLEDYLDTYEGCLVVVSHDRYFLDRTVEDIFAWEEGGTIRRYPGNYTVYLEMKAGERASREKPSQKKEPVRQNAAPVQAPTQRKLSGKEKKELERLEQAIAAAEERQQAIAGELAAAGSDFAIVQRLSGELELLQKQLELDMARWTELAEFA, encoded by the coding sequence ATGGTTTTACTGACGGTTGAGGGGCTCAAAAAGCAGTACGGGCTGAAGCATCTGTTTTCGGACGTGTCGTTCGGCATCGACGACGGCGACAAGGTCGGCATCATCGGGGCAAACGGGAGCGGCAAGAGCACGCTGCTGCGGATTCTGGCAGGGGTGGAGCAGCCCGACAAGGGGCGGCTTATGGTGGCCAACAAAAAGAAGATCTCCTTCCTCCCCCAGGACTCGCCCTTCGATCCGCAGGACACGGTGCTCGAGGCGGTGCTGCGCTCCAGCGACCGGGTGATGGACCTCATTCTCCAGTACGAACTTGTCTGTGAAAAGCTCGAGCATCTCCACAGCGAGGACCCTTCGCTCATCGACACCATGAGCGAACTGGCCCATGAGATCGACGTCGCCGGCGGCTGGGAGCTCGAGTCGAACGCCAAGGCGGTATTGGGGCGTCTCGGTCTGTATGACCTTACGGCCAGAATGGGCACCCTGTCGGGCGGCCAGCGCAAGCGAGTTGCCCTCGCCCATGCGCTTGTCGTGCCGAGCGACGCCCTCATCCTCGATGAACCGACCAACCATCTCGATGCAGACAGCGTCGAATGGCTCGAGCAGTACATCAAACGATACCAGGGCGCCGTAATCCTCATCACCCACGACCGGTACTTCCTGGACCGTGTGGCGATGCGCATGATTGAAGTCGATAAAGGAACGGTTTCCACCTATACGGGCGGGTATTCAAGCTACCTGCAGCAGAAGGCAGTGGAGGAGGAGCAGGCCGTGCGAGACGAGCGCAAGCGCCAGGCGCTCGTGAAGCAGGAGCTGGAATGGATGCGCGGAGGCTGCAAGGCCCGCACCACGAAACAGAAAGCCCGCATGCAGCGGGCCGAAGGGCTGGTCTATGCTCCACCAAAGGAGAAGGACCAGGCGCTCTCGATCGACTTCGGTTCCGATCGTCTCGGCGACAAGATCGTCGAGTTCCATGATGTCTCGAAAGCATACGGAGAGAAAACCCTTCTGCGTGATTTCGAGTACCGAATCCGCAAGGGTGACCGCATCGGCATCATCGGTCCGAACGGATCGGGCAAAACCACCCTCTTTGAAATGATCGCCGGCCGCATCCAGCCCGACAGCGGCCATATCGACATCGGCAAGACGGTCCGGATCGGCTACTACGACCAGGAGAGCCGCAACCTCGACGAATCGAAACGCGTGATCGACTTCATCCGCGAGGATGCCGAGCAGATAAAGACCAAAGACGGCACGGTGGTCTCTGCAGCCAAAATGCTCGAGCGCTTCCTGTTCTCCGGATCCCAGCAGTACAACACGATCGGTACCCTCTCGGGCGGCGAACGCCGCCGCCTCTACCTGCTGCATCTCCTGATGGAGACTCCGAACGTGCTGCTGCTTGATGAGCCGACCAACGATCTCGACATTCCGACACTCCGGGTGCTCGAGGACTACCTCGACACCTACGAGGGGTGCCTTGTCGTGGTGAGCCACGACCGCTACTTCCTCGACCGGACGGTGGAAGACATCTTCGCCTGGGAGGAAGGCGGCACCATCCGCCGCTACCCCGGCAACTACACCGTCTACCTGGAAATGAAGGCGGGGGAGAGGGCCTCCCGTGAGAAACCCTCACAGAAAAAAGAGCCGGTGCGCCAGAACGCCGCCCCTGTGCAGGCACCGACCCAGCGCAAACTCAGCGGGAAGGAGAAAAAGGAGCTGGAGCGGCTTGAACAGGCGATCGCGGCAGCTGAAGAGCGCCAGCAGGCGATTGCAGGGGAGCTTGCCGCAGCCGGCAGCGACTTTGCCATCGTGCAGCGGCTCAGCGGGGAGCTCGAGCTGCTGCAGAAGCAGCTTGAGCTGGACATGGCCCGCTGGACCGAACTTGCCGAGTTTGCCTGA